The nucleotide window ACTGCAATGTATCCCCTTAACGAATACTGTCAGAAACATGGTGCAGAAGATTCTCTACTACTACATACTAACAAGCACCAAACCCTGGAGTGAACGTCTGTCTCTCGATAGCAGATCATGGCTGTGCACATTGTTATAAGACGATTTTATTGTCACACAGTGATAGTAAAAAATCAATTTGCCGTGTTTAATAAAAGCTGTGTAGCTCCGTGGGAAAATTAAGTGAGCAGTTTCACGTTTCCTTCCCACCTGAGCTCTATATAAAAAGAAACCCCATGCTCTCTTTACTGCTTTGAAGAAAGAAGCATCCATCAATTGCTTTGTTATGTTTTCTTCCCACAAAGCAATGTGGAGGATTTTCTTTTACACAAACTCCGGGGCAACATGTTCTTACACAGCCGTGTTTTTATCAGATCGTAAAGAGTCAGAAACAACGCTAGAATATGTGACTTTGTACATGTGTCTCCAGCTGTTTTAGAATTGTTTTTGCCGGTCAACGTGTcggttaaagtttaaatcttccggacaaaatgagaaaagtgtccgttaaaggtcttctttgttatttattgagctttaaaacaaattgataacgacATTAGGAATGAAATAATCAAGGCATGTTTGACCCCCCCTATCGCAACATTTGGAAGAACATACACAACATCTGTTTGAAActcatatatcaatattccaatgactgtatatagactattctgcactgtttctattatatttgattgtatttacttgcactattatctgtgttattgtgttgcactgttggaggagcctgtgacctaagactgtcattgtcataactacactgtagcgaAGCCTTGACACCTTGAAACATCGTCAGCACTGAAACAACTTCTCTCTGACAGATGTGTCGCCAAGAGGAAGTGTTTCGCCCCGGCGTCGCTCTACCAGCCGTTCGGGCAGCAGGCAGCCGGCGTGAGGAGCCTCTCCCAGTTCCAGGCCCTGCAGGACGGGGAGAAGGAGCTGGCCGGCCTGCGGGAGCTCGGCCTCACTGACACCGAGATCCAGCTGTGGCAGCGCCGAGACGAACCTCTGGAGGCAGAGAAGGTAAAACCTGCTGGGTCTGATTCACCGCCCTGTACGTTAGGGGTTTGTTCCCCGATTTCCTGTGGGTCTCCAGGGTGTCCggccgcggggtcttaaaaagtattaaacggcattttccaaggtattacattttgtagcttgttttcaataagtatatgaagtgtccagagaggttgtgttccacagtctgcctgaatgtagtcatggcgtaggtgtgtagtgtgattctgtggagtttattgatggcatcccgttgggtttgacgtcgtctgaacaggacatcgcacgctcactgcttgatagcgcgaaggtccgtttacgccggttgctaagcaacatcgttatggggaaatgcaagcctgcgtccaaatggttggaagataaggaggaaggacaatcaatactgtatatagtcaatgtgaggtaaagtgtgttgccaaggtaaccggttaaaactccaagtggcgatgaggtcttaacatGTGTGGACAGGGTCTTAAAAAGGGTCTTATTCAAAGCAGACTTGAACTCAAACTGAAACTAAAATGATACGAGAATAATCaggaaataatacaaaaatgttttttagaGGAACTCAATTCAAACCATATTGCCTTATTAAAGGAACAAAATTAATTTCACTTTTATTTTTAAGTTGTAATATTTCCCTTCCGAGAAACAgcaaagaaaatacatttcccTCAACTCTTGTGAAATGAACCACTAGTGCAGTCTTTCTAATTTTAACAATACAATAACAGGACTATCATAAACATTTCCTCTTAGTTTAAATTCCATTTAATCATGTGTTTGCCTTCACTATATCGACTTTATTCACTGCTATTGAGAAATGAAcaccacacacatgcatactTTCCTTATTTGGAATAATGACAGATGATTGTTATGATCAATATTCAAGCAACACATGAGACATCCAATGTATTCCTTTCTCGCTGGAACACCTGAGGAAACACTGATCTACATACTTTCAACACCTAGCCTTTTGAAAGAacttccataacattcatctgtttgtaacttatcaatattccaattactgaagcaatagctcacgacaggccgcggtatatggtcattatatcacagctaaggggcgtggttcaaCCCCgtagctattgcttttataaaacggtgtggaaatatgaaagaaaaatacacactctaatttaaatagtttttattagtaaataatgatgttcaaagtaAAATAGTCCCTCCATTGAAACATAGtacgaggtggttgctatgcaacaacactaacagctagcgaacatattagacggagagcgttgatccattatctggctatttattcacattaatgtgtttgttgccgtttattgtgcacccactgaaaagctgtccagcatcagtagcatggcttacgaggttacttgttgaggttgaggttgttttagCTGTTgcttgctccactttctccggtccccgagattgggcttccagcagctctggagagagctttcgcacctgtggccactaacgctcatcatgtctctgctttgtttcaagacctgcgtcagaaagcttttgaatggtggtgcttctccagttggtctacctgctcttcacgtagctctgcgtgtcgtcgtttaggtgctttctggagataggcactgctcaatccacCCCTCCAGAGTAAgacccccccggaggtcgaagttaaccttaaatgtttccatcttaagctttgttagttagttagttagtttcgtaacggacgtaatgtaacagttgtagcttttctcagacgcggagggatacatgacttgttgtgaaaagtaactacaattctacccgtgatatacgttcattatatcacggctaagaaccaatcagattgcttgatttgacttgtccgttttataattgtatatagactattcttgcactatttctattatattcaattgtattgtatttacttgcactattttattgtgttgctctgttggaggagcccgTGACCTAAGGCtgtcatatctacactgtagctatgcacgcatgacaataaaagccttgaatctttatATAAACGCCATCCCACGATCTAACGTCTGACCCCGCTCGATGCCCACTCAGGTCCACGGGGTGTGTGCGGCCCCCGGAGCGAAGCAGCAGCGGCTGCAGGTGATCACAGATAAGATGGAGGCCCGGGAGGAGCTGATGTCCCGCCCGCAGCGCTTCGCCTCCAGCCGCCCGCTGTCCCGCCGGGAGATGGAGATCGAGCGGGCGCTCTTCCAGGGAACCGACCGCCTCGGCTTCCTCGCTGCGCTCTACCACAGAGGTACGCTGGAGACACATGAACTAGACTGGCTTGTTATAGTGTGTTTGGATAGGCTGAAGTAAGTTTCGTAACAGAGAGGGGAAGTCAGAGGTGAGAATGGTTTATTACAAGCTTTTTACCTccacaaacaaacaacacattAAATATCACCTTTTTGTTGTTTACAGATTTGTTATTTAACCCAAAGCAGTTTAAAAACTCTCTTCTGAACAGTAGAGTAGATGCAGCGATGGAAAGAACAGAAAAAAGATTTAATCAAGTACTGTAGTACAATTTTAAGGGACCTGAGTATTTCacatttatacttttattctacaatattttgtatgtaaatattgtactttctactccactacatttattttatcacTTTTAGCTTCTTCAAATTATGATATAATTATGGTTGAAGCTATGAGATGCAACAAAAAGTTAATGAACACTTAATGCaacaattataataaaatacaattttATATACTGAATGATCCTTAAATGGgcattctgcataatgagtaccgTTGATGCTTATATTTGTTTACTTCAATTTCTAAatacctcttcctcctctgagCTGATCTCATCTTTCTTATTGCCAACTCTGAAAGATATTTTCTAGAAAGGTACAATTATAATTACTACCTTCCCCGCTTTAATGGCAGCCATTTTCTGTTCAGATTTTAGGAGGTCTTAAATACTTTAAAAACTGCCAGTGAGTAATTTAACAAGTGGGTGTACTTATAATATAATTGGAATCATTGCTTTCATGTTCAAACTGTTTTTAATGCTtctataaaaaataataattccctTTAAAAATAAATTGGAATGAGTGAAGTAGAAAATATGTAAACGGGAGGATAAATAAGTGAATTCAAAACAGCAGCGAAGAGGACTCAATGTCCCCTCAGTCCCAGAAGATCTCACCTGCTTATATATTTCCTTTCTCACAACAGATGAAGAAAACCCAGAGAGCCAGCAGGGGGCGCCGTCCTCCGACCCGATGGACTCTCTCTTCAGAGACGTCCTCGGCAGGAACAGGAAAAACGCTTCACCACAGGACAGAGAAACAGCAGCACACCTGtctacacacagaaacacacctgaccaatcacaggactcacacagagacaacagccaatcacaggactcacacagaaatacacctgaccaatcacaggactcacacagagacaacagccaatcacaggactcacacagaaatacacctgaccaatcacaggactcacacagagacaacagCCAATCACAGGTTTCACACAGAGACAGCAACCAATCACAGGGCTCACACCGAGACAGCAACCAATCACAGGACTCACGCAGAGACAACAGCCATTCACAGGactcacacagagacagcaACCAATCACAGGACTCACGCAGAGACAACAGCCATTCACAGGactcacacagagacagcaACCAATCACAGGactcacacagagacagcaACCAATCACAGGACTCACGCAGAGACAGCAACCAATCACACGAAGCCTCCGATTATATTTCAGAACTGCAGAGTGATAAAAGTGTCTCAGTTCAGTCAGAGTGGAGTTCAGAGCCTGCGGAGCAGCATCTGGCTCAGGAGGACTCTCCAGCAGCTGCTGCTCCTCCACGGATAAACATCAGCCAGCCAATCGGCAGTCTGAAGGCGAGGTCGGGGGGGCCGCTGACTGTCAGAGGGGAGATCCAGACCATCTCAGAGGAAGACATCCTGAAGAACCGTGAATCTGAAGAAGGGATCCAGAACATCCCGAGGTTCAGGAACTACCAGCCGGGGAAACCCTCCAAGGTACCCACAGATACACACTAAGAGTTTGGTTTAGTTGTGTTGTTTTGATCCAATACAACTAATATACACATACAGACATGTCTAATAAGCAATAATAAGGCATCACTTTTGAATAGTGACAAGCCACCGTACATGTATTCTGGATTAAGAGGCGTATGACACCGTCTCTTATATTAATTATGTTCATTtttacacaaaaaaaaaatgaaattagAAGTACTGTGTGAACTATAAGTTTCTAATAGATGGGtttctagggctgcacgatttggggaaataatctaattgcgatttttctgacagatattgcgattcgatttgcgatattcgtttttaagcgacccgacggaagtttattgtaaaatgcggccatatctccggctaggaaggttgtatcaacgtgctcccgtctcgagcacccccgcagcccgagctacgagtgacagaactaaacttacatggaacttccgttgggttgctgtaacggaggtgatctctggggccatagatctcggcctccgttacggaTTCTGTAGCTTCATTGGTGGCAAAGTGTAGTTGGTGCATCTGTCTCTGCTTCCTGGTTTtatgttgaaaagtgttccctatccccatgtctgttgctgattgtgtgcacctggtgccctgtgttgtctcctcccccctcacccgtGTCCCGTTGGTTTGATTAGTGTGGGTGTGTATctaggctctgttgccctgtctgttgggAGGCTGGTAGTGTGGCGGTGCGCACAGGAGCagcagattgaggctgtgtcataTCGTATgagttaataaatgcccacactagggttgccagaaactgaccatgatcaaaatcgattattcggcagccctggcgaataataatcgattattcgaaaaaaaaatacataaataaaaaaatatatatatatataaataataaaaaaataatatataaataaaatcgatttttaaaaataatattcgattatggagactgtaacgaataatcgaataatcgctcgCATCCCtagcccacaccgggttgtatttttggacgttctgcctctgcctccttgcttggtcgggccgctcaattgtcagcttcacagttgctttaaagtcaagcttcagttcaatcaatcaatcaatcaatgtttatttatatagcccaatatcacaaatattaAGATTTAAGATTGACCCTGTAATACATTATTGAaacaagtttgagaaccactgatccacaccaatcagatgtgctgtgctccacatgtaccagtcattgttaaccaatcagaagtggcccatgatagcaggtgacagattgatccaatcacctgccaagtctttttgaaatacttttccaaatggcttccaatggagctctcCTAGATGGTCTGGTGAAACAAAccgtctgagtcaggttagtaatgctccatcacatgttctgtaccccctgatcagcgcaaaaactatttgttagggACAAAAACCCTAtttaaagaggtacagtacagtgctgcaccatcagtgtctgatttattaaaacaacaacattgtaactgagaaacacttaaatgctacatttcaaatgtttacaatccatcactaaattcatggcaaaccaattttaacatcatgcaataacactgagacgacattagttgccttgaactgatctttttaataagttgtacttaatgTAGTGAAGCATGGGCTtgagcttcactgaggacctttgTCTTTCTGACAGCGAGGCAAACTGCAGCTATTACACTTcgagttttgaaatatgtgtaactctattaatataaaacccacactgctcaaacttccttacttttcctaatattggtatatttatttattttggggcgtggggaatgaagagaagaaaatatatgagcattttatgagcatgggattttgacccctcatataaacattatgcataatgctgcgctatactctgCGGCAAAacacgccgttgccaagcaacgcttattgtttaggtgtcctttgataagcaaGCAGTCATATCATAACTAGAACTatctagatctgatagatttggacataaacgcgagtgaagtataacggGACGTGAGAGagggatcagatcagctgctgctgacggagaacacgcagctctgcatgaccacagctccgccgctgtgacggaccgttgagtGGAGCAACATTAAATacagagttagacctaacacacttggctagtttatctactctggaactagctaaactagttatacatatatttattctttactgtagggtcactcattacaggttcagcgagctgcacgagagggagaggaaaagagagcaccccgtttattgttcccattttattatccagagttTCTGTAAACCTTTGAAGAAAGTAGTTCATCTACTATTAGTTTGAttaaatgcattacttatgttgttttttttattaacataaaataaatctcacgaacccctgcagtactccaacgtacccctaggggtccgcgcacccccatttgagaaccactggtgtggatgactgacacacaagaacaaCAAAAATCAGtcatttcaaatcgcgatttctatttaaaatcgattaatcgttcagccctacggGTTGGACACCATTTCATTTTAAAACCAAAATGCAAACTAATGTATCATTGGGTtattattagagccgggactcgattaaaaaaattaatctaattaattagaggttttgtaattaattaatcgaaattaatcgcatttttaatcaaatatacatatttgacctgagaacagggAGAAGCCGTTTCCACATGGATGTGACTCCacgtggtctacagtcgagtgcagtccagtgagccagggagctggttattctctcagacgtggacttacttatcctggccctgaaaccagtcatctgggtgagtgtgggttgggtcagggtgtggttccttgcactcggagtcgggctaacgtccacgctagctgctacatgctttgcatttaggtgatactttaggcttgatgtgctgcggtgatatgcaaattcttttttgcataatttgcacacaactgtGCTCTTATcaacgcttccatccgtccgttttttaaaacaaaatgtcccatccacggggctgaccgaagcggtctcatcagcttgttcgttcatgtttgactattgttcaccgtggtttgttgttgtttgaagtcccatgctgaagtcatgaacgttagttggtgctccagtataatcggtacgcctgaaactcatccagtgagaaacgttccgctgtgcaaaaataagtgcgattaaaatgcgtaaaATGGTGTTCATTTAAAAGCAGAGTATATACTTTCATTTGAAATCCCACCTCAGTTCAGCCAAGTGTCTCTTAATGTTATACTTATGGGGAAAGCTATTCCATTTGTAGTGTTGAATGGATAGTGCTATAGTGATTTAAAGCTATATTTTGTGACTCTTTGTAATAGATTtggctttaattatttatttgattCATACCAGTCATGCAAAGGTCCATCCCTAGTGTGCTTCCAATATAATTGATGGAGCACAAAATCATCAGTTAAAGCCACCCTTTGATCTTTTTGTGGCAATACATTTTTTCCAAAAGAAATTGTATTTTGAATCTACTCTTCAAACTCCTTAAATTAAGATTACTCCTTGATtgacttttaaaaatatgtattttagccAGAAGAATAGTTGTATTTGTTAACTGTGTGCGGTCTTCATCTAAA belongs to Pseudochaenichthys georgianus chromosome 14, fPseGeo1.2, whole genome shotgun sequence and includes:
- the rbm41 gene encoding RNA-binding protein 41; amino-acid sequence: MRRVSRQLCEDGPLLEEQETEGQRQLHSLLLQQLHTDVDIDRCVAKRKCFAPASLYQPFGQQAAGVRSLSQFQALQDGEKELAGLRELGLTDTEIQLWQRRDEPLEAEKVHGVCAAPGAKQQRLQVITDKMEAREELMSRPQRFASSRPLSRREMEIERALFQGTDRLGFLAALYHRDEENPESQQGAPSSDPMDSLFRDVLGRNRKNASPQDRETAAHLSTHRNTPDQSQDSHRDNSQSQDSHRNTPDQSQDSHRDNSQSQDSHRNTPDQSQDSHRDNSQSQVSHRDSNQSQGSHRDSNQSQDSRRDNSHSQDSHRDSNQSQDSRRDNSHSQDSHRDSNQSQDSHRDSNQSQDSRRDSNQSHEASDYISELQSDKSVSVQSEWSSEPAEQHLAQEDSPAAAAPPRINISQPIGSLKARSGGPLTVRGEIQTISEEDILKNRESEEGIQNIPRFRNYQPGKPSKVLCVKNLSARASLAQLVALFSRYEQQSAPPLLYRLLTGRMKGQAFITLPDAETAQKALQLVHGYRLLGKPLVVEFGRERQEDEKQKEKQEERK